The Helicoverpa zea isolate HzStark_Cry1AcR chromosome 2, ilHelZeax1.1, whole genome shotgun sequence DNA window AACAGCACACATAAGGGCTGTTTGAaaggtaattttaaatttactATAGATCATTCGTGTCATGTTCTTCTTTTCAACcctttttaatttgtaacttgAAAACTTGAGACGACACGCAGTTACtttatcagaataaaataagtCTGACAGTAAGGTTTCTCAGTCAgaaattaaaattcttgttgataatgcaggggatttgttttttgttgttttatctaTCTTCAGCTCTACCTTTCCTATCTTCAGAAATGGTAGACTACCTACTCAATGTTCCGAGCTTCAGAAACTCCTTCCTTCCTCCTTTCTAGTCCTAGTATAGTTCCTTCTTGGTAGTCTTATTAAACGAGCTACAATCTCAGACTTCCAGATCCCCAATCAATTCTTCTAGATCCTTCGGCAAATTCTTTGCATTAATACCAACATTCTCGCACTTCCAGAGGCCCACATCGGCGAGGAATGCGTGCAACACATCCAGTGCCACTCGACGACTGGCATCCACTCGGAGTGCGCTAATGGCGTGTGTGCCTGTGCACCTACCGCGCACTTCGAAGACGATCGCTGTTATGAGACTGCTGGTAAGCTTGGCTGGTTTTATAAGTTAAAAAAACGGATTGAGAACCTCTTCctgttttttgaagtcggttattaTAAAGTGAGGAGTGAAggatgtaatttttaaaaataatggcaAAATTGGAGACCTCTGTGTCGAAATATGCCTTAAAATGGCTGTAATTATTGTTTGTACTATAGTGCCAAAAACACAACTTAAAAAATCTATATAATATAACTGAAGGTATGTTCTtattggcagtcgggtaaaaactgCAAAAATGGATCTCATAATATTGCGATCCTTATTTCTAGAACAAGATATAAATTACCTGTTTAAAATTAGATTAACTTTTTTACCCGCACCTATTTGAAGAGACCAAGAAATAATTGAAGTTACTCTAATAGAAGTTATATTTGGAAAATAACCGACGAGTTACGGTGCGGTTCGTCATGCGATCAAATAATGACTCGCTTCCTTTGCCATCTTGTACCGTGGTATATTGTTAGATTGTGTGTGAATTTTTCTTCAGtcagaaatagaaaaaaacactttagaatataaaacatttttcgttTTGGGAATATACATTGATAATGGTACGGAAATATTCATACGCAAATCCGACTCACACTTTTCCGGTTTTTACTGTTTTACCGGTTTCCTTCTCTAGCTTCTATTTCTCTGGAAATCTGCGTAAACTACTTACTGTGAGAATGATGAACCCATCGTAACCGAATCCTTTATTTTTCTTCCAGTAATCGGCGACCGATGCGTGGTGGATCAAAACTGCTACCTAGGAGACCAGGGGGCTGAGCGACAGGCCTTCTGTGTACGAGGGTACTGCACCTGCCAGTTGCAGTTCAGTCCTAGGGATAATGGCACAAGGTATATAATTCTAGAGCTTACTATCATGACTTATAATCATTTCTACTTGTACACGGGGATGCTTTTTTATAATCTTttagacaaaataaatatggaGTTTTTTAGAAACTACTAAACTCAGTTCTACTAAATTCAATCCTATTCATATTCAAGAGAGACGTTAGAAATTCATATTCATTGAATTCATGTTCTTCAAAACCTTTAGATTCTATTATATTGTATAAGACGCCCATTCATTCTTAATTCTGAATCTAATTTAACAGacctgtgttattttttttaccagcTACTCTCTAAGCTTgcttatacaaaaaataatttccatcCAGATGTGTCCGCGACGCGACTTTAGGCGAGGAGTGTGAGGATCAGCTGCAGTGCGCGGGCGCAGGTCTCGAGTGCAGAGGCACTTGCAGGTGTCGCGACAACTGGGTCGCGCATAATGGCACCAACTCCTGTGTGGAATGTAAGTAGCTTTGAGTTTTGAtgtacatagttttaagttttggCGACAGCAATTAATGATGATATGTTAAATAATTAATGGTGTCGCACAATAGATACATGCTTCTTCACTAAGATTTATCTATTTAGTCggtgacaaaataaatatagtctgtAGGAAGTGATTAATAAGAAACTTTAGCACGCCGTATAAGTTTAACATCGACCATTTGtggaaaaagtaaatatttttcacatttcTGTTTTGGTTGTTTCTGATTGGAGTTCGGTTTAAACTAGAACTCCCCATTGGCACTCGATGTAAAATCCAAATAATTAGAATTCTCTTTTTCCTAATTAGACAACGCTTGAACTACGGttaatcaattttaaatagATGTTAATCAAGCCTTGGAATTCCAATCAGAGCAAAATATCTTCGATTAATTAACAAGCCCTTGTGCCCTTAATTCTTAGGGCTAATTGGCAATTAAatcctacataataatatgctaATTACatgaacttacataaaaataggGTCAAGGCTTTCTATCACACTTTAGGGCCTTAACTTCAATGAAAAAGTAATTCGATTTTTGTTAGATGCTGCTAATTTGTGGATTGCTCATCTAATTTGGAAAGGGTAAAACCGATgttatataattattaacattaacTACTGTCAATTACTTAGCTATCTGTATTCCAAATACAATGTTTAGGTAGGTACAGCAATATCATGCGAAATGTTGTCTAAATGTTACCAGCTATATTTTGACCGATGACAATCATAATAATCACTACAATATCAAAATTACTGGTCCACCTATTCCCACTCTCATcaccataaaattaattttcttttccttCTATTCCAGCCGTAAAATCTCTAAACGACTTGTGTGAATACGACGTGCAATGCGACGGTCTAGCCGGGTTGCCTGAAGCGCGGTCACCGGGCGCCGCGCTGTGTCTCGGAGGGGCCTGTGCTTGCGCATACAACGCTGTGCCGGCTGGTAATCCGCCGAGGTGCTGGCATCGCAGGCGACCGGGACAGGAGTGTAGGAGAGATGAGGTgagcatgggcgtagccacactggggcaagctggggcacttgccccaccctgagccctggctctgacctataaggtgtctgattaaacaatgttttttttaataactctaactaacaacatcaacaatcatactatccgtaagttattgcacaaaaaaaggttgtcgactttgaaaagagcgcgatcaaaacaaaacgcacgctcgagttcccgaacgtgcgcggtgcgcgcgtcatttgaaagcgagccgtattccctaaaagaataggtGCTATCGAGGACCCGTCCacctaatccaaaaaataatgcattgaaggagatggaactagtagatgtgatcaaaatttcagaaatgcaattttatcctagtgtaaaaaccgcgcttgCTATTTggcttgcccagccatgtacgacctgtacaataAAACGAttgtttagcacagtggttcttaaccggtggtccgcggaccactggtggtccctagaggcattccaagtggtccgcgaagcttagctgcgcgacgttgctatacgttatctaactttatttttatcgacttatctatgcgagcgagggggttttcgtatggacgtatatcgggtgtgtcgtacctagcccccccattcatgaaaatgtatatttgggcgacattagtagtttttggttttgtcttaaaaaataattaaaatttcgcgctcgcttcgctcgcgtattcagaaactatatgcccttatttttgcatttgtcaacaaacaaaaagttaagaggacgaattggaatttttggcgccaaggatctcaatttttctcagtaaatacaaaacggatcaaaatacaacttggttacctgaaagttcaaacatgattaggtaacttttataacagagaaaaatatatcaaacatacctctttttaaaaagagattcacatattatgggcaaacgggaccgatttaagcctcttaacttttttagtagttgaatatatacatactctttaaaattgtagaaggaatttttatcaaattatcatttctaaataataaaattacaaaaccattttgtcgcttacgacttttagttataagctagcgcgcgtattgttatcctcgccccgctcagacgctccgaccccttttggcgccttagatgcgcgtgccggttatggaattattgttgaccaattcgtcgccttaaatacgtttgggctaaattttacgtaatatttggtttaagtccgataaaaatttcgcgctcgcttcgctcgcgtatttggAAACTACACAGGCATGTTTTTCTTTCTCTGCATTCGCTTATCtaaacaactgccgacatgcgtttagctttgagtagtactgtaccaaaaattcagaaattagtaaagagaatgcagtcacaaaaatctcattaaattaaaatctgtaactttgagttttttgctaaataataaagaaatgagtgctaattataaagtatgcttgtattctttattatttattgcttattacaaggtacattatatattcgaaaaggtacaaaatgtccaacaaaactcatacctaaattgagagtaaaccgatgaggtgtccccggcaagacaaactgtTGGTAaaatggtccctcatgactaaaaggttaagaaccactggttagCACATTACGGCGCACAgtggatccaaattgaaaattagtggacataggcaacaaagttccaatatcgattcgatatttttttatgtgattctacatgatattccagacaacttttactcttgtgaaatttcttctaaagtcgatcgtttgtctgaaaaaaaataaattagatttttttgtatggagcgaatcacgtttatttttttttcttcaattgtacgaatatgttaggtctgtggcatgagtatatgatacctagggtcattctctatccaagaaaaaatatatcagcgccggccatctgcagccgcgcgagtaatcatgcggtgaaaaaataatattttctatgacattttttgccttttaagatcaattcaaagtatattttctgtctcacttggctgttttcaccttatttttggttaaatatatagtttcaATGGCTCACAACtagtaattctagcagaggttttgttattattgcatgttatcggtggcacctgcattgtgattgatgactcatttttgttgtgcgctcgtctaagcgcacaactaattagtcatcgaaaaatgctcgtctctgattggctgtaatttttttactacctgctaGTCATGTTAATATGTTCACTACTTGAGTAATTAACACTGACTATAAATACAAAGACATTTATTATGTCCCTCTAGTTTCGCTCTTGTCGCTTATTTGTGAACACggtgaaatacttttattttaatatttacgttaGAACTATGGCTGGATTTTGTACCAACCTAGATCTTTTAGTGAAATTAAGAAGTGGTGGtgatctgaaaaattatatgtttctatatgaaagtataatttctgttttgaatACCACAGTTTCTGAAGAAGACAAAAACCTAATCAAGGAGTTCTGTCGGCTTTTTTGTGtaagtctaaataaaaagtggaCAGAGTCAAGTAGAAgtcaaaaaacttttatgaatcgTATAAATAATCGCAAttggttggaaaaaaatatcaactggCCTGTTTTTGACAGTGTTGACCTGAGAAGTGAGTTGGGCTTTTCGGACGTAGACTTATCTGAGCCAGTGGATGTGAATTCCCATGTTCCTAATCTTGCAGTATGTACTACGGAAGCGGTAACATCTACACTCTACAGAAAACCGTTCGAAGACTTatgtaataagcaaaaaaaaagacGTTCTACTTCCATAGTAGAAGAAAATTCAGAGGAAGAGTTGTAGGACTGGTACTTAACAAAATTGAAAGACAACGGCAAAACGAATCTGGCAAAAGTAGTCGAATACCTTTCCAGTAATCCGGAAACGCTATCCCAAGTACACGAGCGACTATTCAAAAAGCAGAGCCTAAGTACCGTCTCTGAAGATAAGTGCTTAGCTCTTTATACCTCACTTGCGCTCTCGAGATGGAAGTACTTAAGACTTCAGAAACGTCAGAGAGAGACAAACTCGGAAAACGGACAGAAGAGCAACAAACGAAGACATCCTCCCATGGACTTCTAATAAGCGCTGATCCCCACATATCCTACATAAGGCCTAAAATAACGAAACAGGTTCATGGTGAGTTGTTGCCTGAAGCAAATCAGTTGTTACTGACTACCGAGCCTCCCTGTGATAGCGAGATTATGGAGGAAGAAGAATGCCTCATAGCAGAGTCCGAAAATTTGCCGGACCCACTTCTGGAATAAGAAATAAAGTGATCCGGCTCTGGACTGTTCCCACAAAAGCCCATCAGGGCTGGTATGATAAACAGCCCCTTTCAGGgctttaataatttcacaatgtTCTTTCGATCATACGTACGATAACTTATACTATACTTTACATACGCTTGATTGTGTAGATAATGATTATCAACGTCTTGCCCATAAAAAATCAAACTATTTCACCTatatttgacaaataatatttattttacaggtagcaggtagtaaaaaaaattacagccaatcagagacgagcatttttcgatgactaattagttgtgcgcttagacgagcgcacaacaaaaatgagtcatcaatcacaatgcaggtgccaccgataacatgcaat harbors:
- the LOC124641778 gene encoding multiple epidermal growth factor-like domains protein 10; translation: MKGWELCLLGLLGLAVAQGPEKRRTGNVCSVDMDCPDNAFCRLGSYCVCKDGFVYAAVNSTHKGCLKEAHIGEECVQHIQCHSTTGIHSECANGVCACAPTAHFEDDRCYETAVIGDRCVVDQNCYLGDQGAERQAFCVRGYCTCQLQFSPRDNGTRCVRDATLGEECEDQLQCAGAGLECRGTCRCRDNWVAHNGTNSCVESVKSLNDLCEYDVQCDGLAGLPEARSPGAALCLGGACACAYNAVPAGNPPRCWHRRRPGQECRRDEECVSEENEPGYCLAGRCTCKTCSPDAKDFGGASTFSRPPLYLSAILSVAAILRYQL